The Arthrobacter russicus genome has a segment encoding these proteins:
- a CDS encoding alcohol dehydrogenase catalytic domain-containing protein: MQSAVLTTSEAGRPYARSLPLQLLELEIPQPRAGEVLVRIERASLCHSDLSVVNGSRLRPLPMALGHEAAGVVAGLGDGVSDLQLGQAVVMVFVPACGSCRACSAGRPALCYRGAEANGSGDLLHGEALLRTRSGERINHHLGISAFAEFAVVARESLVPLDEDVPLDVAALFGCAALTGVGAVLNTAEVQPGQSVIVFGLGAVGLMAVMAAAQIDGVAVIAIDPLESKQELALRCGAKLAGSPEAAAGLAADHLDGGADVVIEAVGSANVMAAGLGLLARGGALVSVGLSHPDQQLTVQALQFAGTGKRLLGSYMGDAAPSRDIPRYLQLWQDGRLPVELLHTDTRPLSAVNESLDALADGAVVRRLLVPGS, translated from the coding sequence ATGCAATCTGCGGTGCTGACCACCTCCGAGGCCGGGCGTCCCTATGCGCGCAGCCTGCCGTTGCAGCTCCTTGAGCTGGAGATTCCGCAGCCGCGGGCCGGTGAAGTCCTGGTCCGGATCGAACGGGCGAGCTTGTGCCATTCGGACCTTTCCGTGGTCAACGGATCCCGGCTGCGGCCGCTGCCGATGGCGTTGGGGCACGAAGCGGCGGGGGTGGTGGCCGGCCTCGGCGACGGGGTTTCTGATCTGCAGCTGGGGCAAGCCGTGGTGATGGTCTTCGTGCCGGCCTGCGGGAGTTGCCGGGCATGTTCGGCCGGCCGGCCGGCGCTCTGCTACCGGGGCGCCGAGGCCAACGGCAGCGGGGATTTGTTGCACGGGGAGGCGCTTTTGCGCACCCGGTCCGGCGAGCGGATCAATCACCATTTGGGCATCTCGGCCTTTGCGGAGTTCGCCGTTGTGGCGCGCGAGTCGTTGGTGCCGTTGGACGAGGACGTGCCGCTCGACGTCGCCGCGCTGTTCGGCTGCGCGGCGTTGACCGGGGTGGGTGCAGTGCTCAATACCGCAGAGGTGCAGCCGGGGCAGTCGGTGATCGTCTTCGGGTTGGGAGCGGTCGGGCTGATGGCGGTGATGGCGGCGGCGCAGATCGACGGGGTCGCGGTGATCGCGATCGATCCGCTGGAGTCCAAGCAAGAACTGGCGCTGCGCTGCGGGGCGAAACTCGCCGGCAGCCCCGAGGCTGCAGCCGGGTTGGCCGCCGACCACCTCGACGGCGGCGCCGACGTCGTGATCGAAGCCGTCGGCAGCGCGAACGTGATGGCGGCCGGTTTGGGCTTGTTGGCCCGCGGCGGTGCCTTGGTCTCGGTGGGGCTGTCGCACCCCGATCAGCAATTGACGGTTCAGGCGCTTCAGTTCGCGGGCACCGGTAAACGGTTGCTGGGGTCTTACATGGGCGACGCGGCGCCATCGCGGGACATTCCGCGATACCTGCAATTGTGGCAGGACGGCCGCTTGCCGGTGGAGCTGCTGCACACCGACACCAGGCCGCTCAGCGCCGTCAATGAAAGCTTGGACGCGCTCGCCGACGGCGCCGTGGTGCGCCGGTTGCTCGTGCCGGGGAGCTGA